From Haemorhous mexicanus isolate bHaeMex1 chromosome 1, bHaeMex1.pri, whole genome shotgun sequence, one genomic window encodes:
- the LOC132340430 gene encoding tigger transposable element-derived protein 3-like isoform X1: MFSRRFCSCPYSWMSVPSAVHLLSSWFPNSTAVFSQPISFVSAILILPSRFISWAAWVSTFLSTAWISVTSVREISAAGSSASPPGPCSGAGSGCSRPSSWGSIMHSSSCGGTRGGYTITKPDILPEVERGDEGVAAAAGRYGERQSPRPHAAPAGPSQGDWQGKEVKSEDGVSPPPRSPPSRHAGPSDFLVPLRERGCSYCGVLEPEPNPGAGNGAFIAAPPAFESRRCRPGEPPLDCAECGRGIGQKPDLVRHRLGRGTELGYACGRCGRGLAEPAGLGAASSPHRPGPCTGRSPGTAEGATAAPRKERKELSLTEKVRVLEMLEGPKVSQSELAKRFGVSQPQICRIIKNKERILSEWHRNGDPERKRKREGKDAALEAALLRWVEGAHAADLPVGRPLLQLRARHPARPDPEPSGGWLARLGARHGLAGKKPPAEKGDAEQPTAEHWAGAVLPALLRSYAPAEIFACGETAVPLPAGAPGKGESPGERLTLLLCANASGSEKVPLRAVGDSPRPRCLRGVNLEQMPWSYRAGGPAGLSAALFTEWLREFNEGMRRRGKSVLLLLAKHEAHPYLQLSNVRMVFVPPAAALAHPLDRGIAGDLKGHYRRRLLRWLPAERGAGQPSLLDVLHMLAQAWGDVHPGLIAGCFRAAGFTPYAGTEAVSLTSAPGLLGRERPERDGDAAEADGDESMAEGEDAGELAAVPPCPSEREVWRSLATLRRYLECQATSPDLFQAFYELEDAVHMVSAGAGRAFLGDSPPQQ; the protein is encoded by the exons ATGTTCTCCAGGCGCTTCTGCAGCTGCCCGTACTCCTGGATGAGCGTGCCCAGCGCCGTCCACTTGCTCTCCAGCTGGTTCCCGAACTCCACCGCCGTCTTCTCGCAGCCGATCAGCTTCGTCTCCGCCATCCTCATCCTGCCCTCCAGGTTCATCAGCTGGGCGGCCTGGGTGTCCACCTTCCTGTCCACGGCCTGGATCTCGGTCACCAGCGTCAGGGAGATCTCGGCGGCCGGCAGCTCGGCCTCGCCGCCGGGGCCCTGCTCGGGGGCGGGCAGcggctgctccaggcccagctcctggggctccatcATGCACTCCAGCTCCTGCGGGGGAACGCGCGGCG GTTACACCATCACCAAACCCGACATCCTGCCCGAGGTGGAGCGAGGGGACGAGGGGgtggcggcggcagcggggcgTTACGGGGAGCGCCAGAGCCCCCGGCCACATGCGGCACCCGCCGGCCCCTCCCAGG GGGactggcaggggaaggaggtgAAGAGCGAGGACGGGGTGTCCCCACCGCCCCGCTCGCCCCCGTCCCGCCACGCCGGCCCCTCCGACTTCCTCGTCCCGCTGCGGGAAAGGGGCTGCAGCTACTGCGGCGTCCTCGAGCCGGAGCCGAATCCCGGTGCCGGTAACGGGGCGTTCATCGCCGCACCCCCCGCCTTCGAGAGCCGCCGCTGCCGGCCCGGGGAGCCGCCGCTGGATTGTGCCGAGTGCGGCCGAGGCATCGGGCAGAAGCCGGACCTGGTGCGGCACCGGCTGGGGCGCGGCACGGAGCTCGGCTACGCCTGCGGCCGCTGCGGGAGAGGCCTCGCCGAgccggcggggctgggggccgCGAGCAGCCCCCACCGCCCGGGCCCCTGCACCGGGCGCTCCCCGGGCACGGCGGAGGGAGCCACGGCGGCGCCGCGGAAGGAGCGGAAGGAGCTGTCGCTGACCGAGAAGGTGCGCGtgctggagatgctggaggGCCCCAAGGTGTCGCAGAGCGAGCTGGCCAAGCGCTTCGGGGTGTCGCAGCCCCAGATCTGCCGCATCATCAAGAACAAGGAGCGCATTCTGAGCGAGTGGCACCGCAACGGCGACCCCGAGCGCAAGCGCAAGCGGGAGGGGAAGGACGCGGCGCTGGAGGCCGCGCTGCTGCGCTGGGTGGAGGGCGCCCACGCTGCCGACCTGCCCGTGGGCCGCccgctgctgcagctcagggccaGGCACCCGGCCCGGCCCGATCCCGAGCCCAGCGGCGGCTGGCTGGCTCGCCTGGGCGCTCGCCACGGCCTCGCCGGCAAGAAGCCGCCGGCGGAGAAAGGGGACGCGGAGCAGCCCACGGCGGAGCACTGGGCCGGCGCGGTGCTGCCCGCTCTCCTCCGAAGCTACGCGCCCGCCGAGATCTTCGCCTGCGGGGAGACCGCGGTGCCGCTGCCGGCCGGCGCCCCCGGCAAGGGCGAGAGCCCCGGCGAGCGGCTGACGCTGCTGCTGTGCGCCAACGCCAGCGGCTCGGAGAAGGTGCCGCTGCGGGCGGTGGGGGACAGCCCCCGGCCGCGCTGCCTGCGGGGCGTCAACCTGGAGCAGATGCCGTGGAGCTACCGCGCCGGCGGCCCGGCCGGCCTGAGCGCCGCGCTCTTCACCGAGTGGCTGCGGGAGTTCAACGAGGGGATGCGGCGGCGGGGCAAGagcgtcctcctcctcctggccaAGCACGAGGCGCACCCCTACCTCCAGCTGTCCAACGTCAGGATGGTCTTCGTCCCGCCGGCCGCCGCCCTGGCGCATCCCCTGGACCGAGGCATCGCCGGCGACCTCAAGGGCCACTACCGGCGCCGTTTGCTGCGGTGGCTGCCGGCGGAGCGCGGCGCggggcagcccagcctgctggaTGTGCTGCACATGCTGGCGCAAGCCTGGGGCGACGTTCACCCGGGGCTCATCGCCGGCTGCTTCCGCGCCGCCGGCTTCACTCCCTACGCCGGCACCGAGGCCGTGTCCCTGACCTCGGCCCCCGGCTTGCTCGGCCGGGAGCGGCCGGAGCGTGACGGGGACGCGGCGGAGGCGGACGGGGACGAGAGCATGGCGGAGGGCGAGGACGCGGGCGAGCTGGCGGCCGTGCCGCCCTGCCCCTCGGAACGGGAGGTCTGGAGGAGCCTGGCCACGCTGCGGCGGTACCTGGAGTGCCAGGCCACCTCGCCGGATCTCTTCCAGGCCTTCTACGAGCTGGAGGACGCGGTGCACATGGTGTCAGCCGGCGCAGGGCGAGCCTTCCTCGGGGacagccctccccagcagtgA
- the LOC132340430 gene encoding tigger transposable element-derived protein 3-like isoform X2 — translation MSVPSAVHLLSSWFPNSTAVFSQPISFVSAILILPSRFISWAAWVSTFLSTAWISVTSVREISAAGSSASPPGPCSGAGSGCSRPSSWGSIMHSSSCGGTRGGYTITKPDILPEVERGDEGVAAAAGRYGERQSPRPHAAPAGPSQGDWQGKEVKSEDGVSPPPRSPPSRHAGPSDFLVPLRERGCSYCGVLEPEPNPGAGNGAFIAAPPAFESRRCRPGEPPLDCAECGRGIGQKPDLVRHRLGRGTELGYACGRCGRGLAEPAGLGAASSPHRPGPCTGRSPGTAEGATAAPRKERKELSLTEKVRVLEMLEGPKVSQSELAKRFGVSQPQICRIIKNKERILSEWHRNGDPERKRKREGKDAALEAALLRWVEGAHAADLPVGRPLLQLRARHPARPDPEPSGGWLARLGARHGLAGKKPPAEKGDAEQPTAEHWAGAVLPALLRSYAPAEIFACGETAVPLPAGAPGKGESPGERLTLLLCANASGSEKVPLRAVGDSPRPRCLRGVNLEQMPWSYRAGGPAGLSAALFTEWLREFNEGMRRRGKSVLLLLAKHEAHPYLQLSNVRMVFVPPAAALAHPLDRGIAGDLKGHYRRRLLRWLPAERGAGQPSLLDVLHMLAQAWGDVHPGLIAGCFRAAGFTPYAGTEAVSLTSAPGLLGRERPERDGDAAEADGDESMAEGEDAGELAAVPPCPSEREVWRSLATLRRYLECQATSPDLFQAFYELEDAVHMVSAGAGRAFLGDSPPQQ, via the exons ATGAGCGTGCCCAGCGCCGTCCACTTGCTCTCCAGCTGGTTCCCGAACTCCACCGCCGTCTTCTCGCAGCCGATCAGCTTCGTCTCCGCCATCCTCATCCTGCCCTCCAGGTTCATCAGCTGGGCGGCCTGGGTGTCCACCTTCCTGTCCACGGCCTGGATCTCGGTCACCAGCGTCAGGGAGATCTCGGCGGCCGGCAGCTCGGCCTCGCCGCCGGGGCCCTGCTCGGGGGCGGGCAGcggctgctccaggcccagctcctggggctccatcATGCACTCCAGCTCCTGCGGGGGAACGCGCGGCG GTTACACCATCACCAAACCCGACATCCTGCCCGAGGTGGAGCGAGGGGACGAGGGGgtggcggcggcagcggggcgTTACGGGGAGCGCCAGAGCCCCCGGCCACATGCGGCACCCGCCGGCCCCTCCCAGG GGGactggcaggggaaggaggtgAAGAGCGAGGACGGGGTGTCCCCACCGCCCCGCTCGCCCCCGTCCCGCCACGCCGGCCCCTCCGACTTCCTCGTCCCGCTGCGGGAAAGGGGCTGCAGCTACTGCGGCGTCCTCGAGCCGGAGCCGAATCCCGGTGCCGGTAACGGGGCGTTCATCGCCGCACCCCCCGCCTTCGAGAGCCGCCGCTGCCGGCCCGGGGAGCCGCCGCTGGATTGTGCCGAGTGCGGCCGAGGCATCGGGCAGAAGCCGGACCTGGTGCGGCACCGGCTGGGGCGCGGCACGGAGCTCGGCTACGCCTGCGGCCGCTGCGGGAGAGGCCTCGCCGAgccggcggggctgggggccgCGAGCAGCCCCCACCGCCCGGGCCCCTGCACCGGGCGCTCCCCGGGCACGGCGGAGGGAGCCACGGCGGCGCCGCGGAAGGAGCGGAAGGAGCTGTCGCTGACCGAGAAGGTGCGCGtgctggagatgctggaggGCCCCAAGGTGTCGCAGAGCGAGCTGGCCAAGCGCTTCGGGGTGTCGCAGCCCCAGATCTGCCGCATCATCAAGAACAAGGAGCGCATTCTGAGCGAGTGGCACCGCAACGGCGACCCCGAGCGCAAGCGCAAGCGGGAGGGGAAGGACGCGGCGCTGGAGGCCGCGCTGCTGCGCTGGGTGGAGGGCGCCCACGCTGCCGACCTGCCCGTGGGCCGCccgctgctgcagctcagggccaGGCACCCGGCCCGGCCCGATCCCGAGCCCAGCGGCGGCTGGCTGGCTCGCCTGGGCGCTCGCCACGGCCTCGCCGGCAAGAAGCCGCCGGCGGAGAAAGGGGACGCGGAGCAGCCCACGGCGGAGCACTGGGCCGGCGCGGTGCTGCCCGCTCTCCTCCGAAGCTACGCGCCCGCCGAGATCTTCGCCTGCGGGGAGACCGCGGTGCCGCTGCCGGCCGGCGCCCCCGGCAAGGGCGAGAGCCCCGGCGAGCGGCTGACGCTGCTGCTGTGCGCCAACGCCAGCGGCTCGGAGAAGGTGCCGCTGCGGGCGGTGGGGGACAGCCCCCGGCCGCGCTGCCTGCGGGGCGTCAACCTGGAGCAGATGCCGTGGAGCTACCGCGCCGGCGGCCCGGCCGGCCTGAGCGCCGCGCTCTTCACCGAGTGGCTGCGGGAGTTCAACGAGGGGATGCGGCGGCGGGGCAAGagcgtcctcctcctcctggccaAGCACGAGGCGCACCCCTACCTCCAGCTGTCCAACGTCAGGATGGTCTTCGTCCCGCCGGCCGCCGCCCTGGCGCATCCCCTGGACCGAGGCATCGCCGGCGACCTCAAGGGCCACTACCGGCGCCGTTTGCTGCGGTGGCTGCCGGCGGAGCGCGGCGCggggcagcccagcctgctggaTGTGCTGCACATGCTGGCGCAAGCCTGGGGCGACGTTCACCCGGGGCTCATCGCCGGCTGCTTCCGCGCCGCCGGCTTCACTCCCTACGCCGGCACCGAGGCCGTGTCCCTGACCTCGGCCCCCGGCTTGCTCGGCCGGGAGCGGCCGGAGCGTGACGGGGACGCGGCGGAGGCGGACGGGGACGAGAGCATGGCGGAGGGCGAGGACGCGGGCGAGCTGGCGGCCGTGCCGCCCTGCCCCTCGGAACGGGAGGTCTGGAGGAGCCTGGCCACGCTGCGGCGGTACCTGGAGTGCCAGGCCACCTCGCCGGATCTCTTCCAGGCCTTCTACGAGCTGGAGGACGCGGTGCACATGGTGTCAGCCGGCGCAGGGCGAGCCTTCCTCGGGGacagccctccccagcagtgA
- the LOC132340430 gene encoding tigger transposable element-derived protein 3-like isoform X3 has product MKEDRQHPVDLGYTITKPDILPEVERGDEGVAAAAGRYGERQSPRPHAAPAGPSQGDWQGKEVKSEDGVSPPPRSPPSRHAGPSDFLVPLRERGCSYCGVLEPEPNPGAGNGAFIAAPPAFESRRCRPGEPPLDCAECGRGIGQKPDLVRHRLGRGTELGYACGRCGRGLAEPAGLGAASSPHRPGPCTGRSPGTAEGATAAPRKERKELSLTEKVRVLEMLEGPKVSQSELAKRFGVSQPQICRIIKNKERILSEWHRNGDPERKRKREGKDAALEAALLRWVEGAHAADLPVGRPLLQLRARHPARPDPEPSGGWLARLGARHGLAGKKPPAEKGDAEQPTAEHWAGAVLPALLRSYAPAEIFACGETAVPLPAGAPGKGESPGERLTLLLCANASGSEKVPLRAVGDSPRPRCLRGVNLEQMPWSYRAGGPAGLSAALFTEWLREFNEGMRRRGKSVLLLLAKHEAHPYLQLSNVRMVFVPPAAALAHPLDRGIAGDLKGHYRRRLLRWLPAERGAGQPSLLDVLHMLAQAWGDVHPGLIAGCFRAAGFTPYAGTEAVSLTSAPGLLGRERPERDGDAAEADGDESMAEGEDAGELAAVPPCPSEREVWRSLATLRRYLECQATSPDLFQAFYELEDAVHMVSAGAGRAFLGDSPPQQ; this is encoded by the exons ATGAAGGAGGACCGCCAGCATCCCGTCGACTTGG GTTACACCATCACCAAACCCGACATCCTGCCCGAGGTGGAGCGAGGGGACGAGGGGgtggcggcggcagcggggcgTTACGGGGAGCGCCAGAGCCCCCGGCCACATGCGGCACCCGCCGGCCCCTCCCAGG GGGactggcaggggaaggaggtgAAGAGCGAGGACGGGGTGTCCCCACCGCCCCGCTCGCCCCCGTCCCGCCACGCCGGCCCCTCCGACTTCCTCGTCCCGCTGCGGGAAAGGGGCTGCAGCTACTGCGGCGTCCTCGAGCCGGAGCCGAATCCCGGTGCCGGTAACGGGGCGTTCATCGCCGCACCCCCCGCCTTCGAGAGCCGCCGCTGCCGGCCCGGGGAGCCGCCGCTGGATTGTGCCGAGTGCGGCCGAGGCATCGGGCAGAAGCCGGACCTGGTGCGGCACCGGCTGGGGCGCGGCACGGAGCTCGGCTACGCCTGCGGCCGCTGCGGGAGAGGCCTCGCCGAgccggcggggctgggggccgCGAGCAGCCCCCACCGCCCGGGCCCCTGCACCGGGCGCTCCCCGGGCACGGCGGAGGGAGCCACGGCGGCGCCGCGGAAGGAGCGGAAGGAGCTGTCGCTGACCGAGAAGGTGCGCGtgctggagatgctggaggGCCCCAAGGTGTCGCAGAGCGAGCTGGCCAAGCGCTTCGGGGTGTCGCAGCCCCAGATCTGCCGCATCATCAAGAACAAGGAGCGCATTCTGAGCGAGTGGCACCGCAACGGCGACCCCGAGCGCAAGCGCAAGCGGGAGGGGAAGGACGCGGCGCTGGAGGCCGCGCTGCTGCGCTGGGTGGAGGGCGCCCACGCTGCCGACCTGCCCGTGGGCCGCccgctgctgcagctcagggccaGGCACCCGGCCCGGCCCGATCCCGAGCCCAGCGGCGGCTGGCTGGCTCGCCTGGGCGCTCGCCACGGCCTCGCCGGCAAGAAGCCGCCGGCGGAGAAAGGGGACGCGGAGCAGCCCACGGCGGAGCACTGGGCCGGCGCGGTGCTGCCCGCTCTCCTCCGAAGCTACGCGCCCGCCGAGATCTTCGCCTGCGGGGAGACCGCGGTGCCGCTGCCGGCCGGCGCCCCCGGCAAGGGCGAGAGCCCCGGCGAGCGGCTGACGCTGCTGCTGTGCGCCAACGCCAGCGGCTCGGAGAAGGTGCCGCTGCGGGCGGTGGGGGACAGCCCCCGGCCGCGCTGCCTGCGGGGCGTCAACCTGGAGCAGATGCCGTGGAGCTACCGCGCCGGCGGCCCGGCCGGCCTGAGCGCCGCGCTCTTCACCGAGTGGCTGCGGGAGTTCAACGAGGGGATGCGGCGGCGGGGCAAGagcgtcctcctcctcctggccaAGCACGAGGCGCACCCCTACCTCCAGCTGTCCAACGTCAGGATGGTCTTCGTCCCGCCGGCCGCCGCCCTGGCGCATCCCCTGGACCGAGGCATCGCCGGCGACCTCAAGGGCCACTACCGGCGCCGTTTGCTGCGGTGGCTGCCGGCGGAGCGCGGCGCggggcagcccagcctgctggaTGTGCTGCACATGCTGGCGCAAGCCTGGGGCGACGTTCACCCGGGGCTCATCGCCGGCTGCTTCCGCGCCGCCGGCTTCACTCCCTACGCCGGCACCGAGGCCGTGTCCCTGACCTCGGCCCCCGGCTTGCTCGGCCGGGAGCGGCCGGAGCGTGACGGGGACGCGGCGGAGGCGGACGGGGACGAGAGCATGGCGGAGGGCGAGGACGCGGGCGAGCTGGCGGCCGTGCCGCCCTGCCCCTCGGAACGGGAGGTCTGGAGGAGCCTGGCCACGCTGCGGCGGTACCTGGAGTGCCAGGCCACCTCGCCGGATCTCTTCCAGGCCTTCTACGAGCTGGAGGACGCGGTGCACATGGTGTCAGCCGGCGCAGGGCGAGCCTTCCTCGGGGacagccctccccagcagtgA
- the LOC132341334 gene encoding uncharacterized protein LOC132341334: MDASGALASAPSSAAPSGSRSPMFPPGADREEWGPRFNCAPSTSAAASQAMPASGRKRKANFSNDETETLVWNVVRHFSALYGSEALRAHPVRRKQLWTQIQSRVNFLGYTERSIDDLKHKWRDLRLDVKKKITSKKHLPMNRAGGPLHKPRLTPLEKMVASTFLQASHDSEPEIILDPDLFFPGASKQPFMHLQPGISHPSIYIDTNGQPSALPDVEGSAAPRLPGQSPDPAGGCEYRGEGQGGSAESGPELRTPDASAISPSLRNESLVSYASMSEEEEREGREVERGHGGAAGMQPGPEAPMSAEEDMKLSRQAMLIRRCSSQGSVTSLPEDSLNPADAHSDWGHEGVSDLPALGRGLDSAHPEEQAGGPGPEMGALPRVLMGPTWEKAPAEEEPPARSPLHGALTEESLPSSASPPGDAPAAAGPARGLGCSRLREDRRESWRTSIHHLLDLEEQWDQLYHQELAMWQEERATQREERARDRELQFRLLGVLTDIRDELRYLRQERAGARQSPAPPPPEPRRDPSPLLEQPKAEPGFPEPPAGSAGWADTAVPSRSPFGNRGRGRRRGRPRGSASRHRRLFLTNS, from the exons ATGGATGCCTCCGGGGCTCTTGCTTCGGCTCCCTCCTCCGCGGCTCCCTCGGGCTCCCGCAGCCCCATGTTCCCCCCAGGAGCCGACAGAGAGGAGTGGGGACCGAGGTTCAATTGTGCCCCTTCCACCTCTGCCGCAGCCTCGCAGGCGATGCCAGCGTCTGGCCGGAAGAGGAAGGCCAACTTCTCCAATGACGAGACCGAGACGCTGGTCTGGAATGTGGTCCGGCATTTCAGCGCCCTGTACGGGTCCGAGGCCCTGCGGGCTCACCCCGTGCGGCGGAAGCAGCTCTGGACCCAAATCCAAAGCCGCGTCAACTTCCTGGGCTACACCGAGCGCTCCATCGACGACCTCAAGCACAAGTGGCGCGACCTGCGGCTGGACGTCAAGAAGAAAATCACCTCCAAGAAGCACCTGCCCATGAACCGCGCCGGGGGGCCGCTCCACAAGCCGCGCCTCACGCCCCTGGAGAAGATGGTGGCTTCCACCTTCCTGCAGGCCAGCCACGACTCGGAGCCCGAGATCATCCTGGACCCAG ATCTGTTCTTCCCCGGCGCGTCCAAGCAGCCCTTCATGCACCTGCAGCCCGGCATCAGCCACCCCAGCATCTACATCGACACCAACGGGCAGCCCTCGGCCCTGCCCGACGTGGAGGGCTCGGCCGCGCCGCGCCTGCCGGGACAGAGCCCCGACCCCGCCGGCGGCTGCGAGTACcgaggagaggggcagggcgGCTCCG CCGAGTCGGGACCGGAGCTGCGCACTCCAGACGCGTCGGCCATCTCCCCGTCCCTGCGAAACGAGTCCCTGGTCTCCTACGCCTCCATGTCGGAGGAGGAGGAACGGGAAGGCCGGGAGGTGGAGAGGGGCCACGGTGGGGCCGCGGGGATGCAGCCGGGGCCCGAGGCCCCCATGTCAGCGGAGGAGGACATGAAACTGTCCCGCCAGGCCATGCTGATCCGCCggtgcagctcccagggctccgTCACTTCCCTGCCCGAGGACTCCCTCAACCCCGCGGACGCTCACTCGGACTGGGGGCACGAGGGCGTGTCCGACCTGCCCGCCCTGGGCCGCGGGCTCGACTCGGCGCATCCCGAGGAGCAGGCGGGCGGCCCGGGCCCGGAGATGGGCGCTTTGCCCAGGGTACTGATGGGGCCCACCTGGGAGAAGGCTCCGGCGGAGGAGGAGCCCCCGGCCCGCTCCCCGCTGCACGGCGCCCTGACCGAGGAGTCGCTGCCCTCCTCCGCCTCCCCGCCCGGAGacgccccggccgccgccggcccTGCCCGCGGGCTGGGCTGCTCCCGCCTGCGCGAGGACCGCCGCGAGAGCTGGAGGACTAGCATCCATCACCTGCTCGAcctggaggagcagtgggaCCAGCTGTACCACCAGGAGCTGGCCATGTGGCAGGAGGAACGGGCCACCCAGCGCGAGGAGCGGGCGCGCGACCGGGAGCTGCAGTTCCGCCTGCTCGGCGTCCTCACGGACATCCGCGACGAGCTGCGCTACCTGCGCCAGGAGCGCGCCGGCGCCCGCCagagcccggccccgccgccccccgagCCCCGCCGCGACCCCAGCCCGCTCCTCGAGCAGCCCAAAGCCGAGCCCGGCTTCCCTGAGCCGCCGGCCGGGAGCGCCGGCTGGGCAGACACCGCCGTGCCCAGCCGGAGCCCCTTCGGCAACCGCGGCCGGGGCCGGCGCCGCGGGCGGCCGCGCGGCTCCGCTTCCCGACACAGACGCCTCTTCCTCACCAACAGCTAG
- the LOC132341574 gene encoding zinc finger protein 282-like — protein sequence MAEWAPAQVQEWNMEAPHLMPLQPPLLPERAHVREAQLHSAEASLWTVVATVQAMERKIDLLATRLLSLEGRSGTAEKKLLDCEKTAMEFGNQLESKWAVLGTLIQEYGLLQRRLENVENLLKNRNFWVLRLPPGPRGEVPKVPVTFVDIAVYFSAEEWKNLEEWQKELYNNLVKENYEALLSLDGALSRSEAQPRSERGDGPCVPEQRELEQRELPPDTCAESLISTSDILSRIKQEVAFVGEQQFPEERGMPPDPCAGADALITAHDFLSWIKQEEEPCVREPWELPEREMLPPGPGPASEGLLVKTEERCPHAEPPEEVGLPGSSGELLFPGTAFGTPEGQAAVPAAVALPAQHRLGKAPGPEPGPGADAGGVPAAPPGPAEERPHGCAECGKSFSGKKSLRIHQRSHAAERPYPCAECGKSFNCHSGLVRHQMIHRGERPYKCSECGKCYSRKEHLQNHQRLHTGERPFACAQCGKSFIRKQNLLKHQRIHTGERPYQCPACGRSFRYKESLKDHQRVHGAEAGPPPLPPPGILPPGD from the exons ATGGCCGAGTGGGCACCCGCCCAG GTGCAGGAGTGGAACATGGAGGCCCCTCACCTGATGCCTCTGcagccgccgctgctgccggaGCGGGCGCACGTGCGGGAGGCGCAGCTCCACTCCGCAGAGGCCTCGCTCTGGACCGTGGTGGCCACGGTGCAGGCCATGGAGAGGAAGATCGACCTCCTGGCCACCcgcctgctcagcctggagggcCGCTCGGGCACAGCTGAGAAGAAGCTGCTGGACTGCGAGAAGACAGCCATGGAATTTGGGAACCAGCTGGAGAGCAAGTGGGCCGTGCTGGGCACCCTCATCCAGGAGTACGGGCTGCTCCAGCGGCGCCTGGAGAACGTGGAGAACCTCCTGAAGAACAGGAACTTCTGGGTGCTGCGGCTGCCCCCCGGCCCCCGGGGCGAGGTCCCCAAG GTGCCAGTGACATTTGTTGACATCGCCGTCTACTTCTCAGCGGAGGAGTGGAAGAACCTGGAGGAGTGGCAGAAAGAGCTGTACAACAACCTGGTGAAGGAGAACTATGAGGCTTTGCTGTCCCTGG ATGGGGCCCTCTCCAGAAGCGAGGCCCAGCCCCGCAGCGAGCGCGGGGAcggtccctgtgtccctgagcagcgggaactggagcagagggagctgccaCCAGACACCTGTGCGG AGTCGCTGATCTCCACCTCCGACATCCTGTCCCGGATCAAGCAGGAGGTGGCCTTCGTGGGGGAGCAGCAGTTCCCGGAGGAGCGGGGGATGCCGCCAGacccctgtgcag gcgCGGACGCCCTGATCACCGCGCACGACTTCCTGTCGTGGATCAAGCAGGAGGAAGAGCCCTGTGTCcgggagccctgggagctgcccgAGAGGGAGATGCTGCCCCCGGGCCCTGGTCCTG ccagcGAGGGGCTGCTGGTCAAGACGGAGGAGCGGTGCCCCCACGCCGAGCCCCCCGAGGAGGTGGGTTTGCCGGGCAGCTCCGGGGAGCTGCTCTTCCCGGGCACGGCCTTCGGGACCCCCGAGGGACAGGCGGCGGTGCCGGCCGCGGTGGCTCTGCCGGCGCAGCACAGACTGGGCAAAGCTCCGGGCCCCGAGCCGGGCCCGGGGGCCGATGCCGGGGGCGTCCCCGCGGcgccgccgggccccgccgaGGAGCGGCCGCACGGCTGCGCCGAGtgcgggaagagcttcagcGGCAAGAAGAGCCTGCGGATCCACCAGCGCAGCCACGCGGCCGAGCGGCCCTACCCGTGCGCCGAGTGCGGCAAGAGCTTCAATTGCCACTCGGGGCTGGTGCGGCACCAGATGATCCATCGCGGCGAGCGGCCCTACAAGTGCTCCGAGTGCGGCAAGTGCTACAGCCGCAAGGAACACCTGCAGAACCACCAGCGGCTGCACACCGGGGAGCGCCCCTTCGCCTGCGCCCAGTGCGGCAAGAGCTTCATCCGCAAGCAGAACCTGCTCAAGCACCAGCGCATCCACACCGGGGAGCGCCCGTACCAGTGCCCCGCCTGCGGCCGCAGCTTCCGCTACAAGGAATCGCTCAAGGATCACCAGCGGGTCCACGGCGCCGAGGCcgggccgccgccgctgccgccgcccggGATCCTGCCCCCCGGGGACTAG